In Centroberyx gerrardi isolate f3 chromosome 20, fCenGer3.hap1.cur.20231027, whole genome shotgun sequence, a genomic segment contains:
- the LOC144542971 gene encoding uncharacterized protein LOC144542971, whose translation MVGHQWLPWINNPSPGTNAMTPAKQEREISPDCPHTKKPAMGHQLGTVVGLSTLCFVLLVACIALAILYNHESDNKPEWNNLLFDYQNISDHYLTVAKANNELKRDNQNLKEHNSWLDEQTRLLNRSFAKLTSMNRALTLEGTQLQQQIANLTSTNLQLSLDHDQLVQYSSEQEEKKLNMSQSISDLINSQTQLEEERQRLSETNTFLREELFQVKENNRELLELNNKLQGEIQSLDEKIEADAFLRDDCEKASKDNTQLQETVAELQQQKQNLSALLGQERRDAAERERSRREEMDLMLVDMRSMNEAYHSLDRYCPVVNQKTNERICKKCHDSWKLFQTKCYYFSSRTLAWRSSRAWCQTQGGDLLIINSQQEQTFIFGTSQAMEQASTRVWIGMTDAEMEGEWHWVDGSPVTSDQQYWLSGAGRATEPDDWKLDNPLGEDCGHIDSSESELTSWMDGSCDVPYRWICEKNV comes from the exons ATGGTGGGGCATCAGTGGCTCCCATGGATTAATAACCCATCGCCAGGAACAAATGCAATGACACCAGCCAAGCAGGAACGGGAAATAT CTCCAGATTGCCCCCACACCAAGAAACCAGCTATGGGTCACCAACTCGGGACAGTTGTCGGTCTCTCAACTCTCTGCTTTGTGTTGCTTGTGGCCTGCATAGCACTTGCTATCTTGT ATAACCATGAATCAGACAACAAGCCTGAATGGAACAATCTTCTCTTTGACTACCAGAACATCAGTGACCACTACCTCACTGTTGCTAAGGCAAACAATGAACTGAAGAGAGACAACCAAAACTTAAAGGAGCACAACTCCTGGCTGGATGAGCAAACCAGACTCCTCAACAGGAGCTTTGCCAAACTCACTTCCATGAACCGTGCCTTGACTTTGGAAGGCACCCAGCTACAGCAGCAAATTGCAAATCTAACTTCTACAAACTTGCAGCTCTCACTAGACCATGACCAGCTGGTTCAGTACAGCAgtgagcaggaggaaaagaagttGAACATGTCCCAGTCTATTTCCGATCTGATCAACTCCCAAACCCagctggaagaggagagacagagactctCTGAGACAAACACCTTTCTGAGGGAGGAGCTGTTTCAAGTGAAGGAAAATAATCGAGAACTTCTGGAACTAAATAACAAGCTCCAAGGAGAAATCCAAAGTCTGGACGAGAAAATTGAGGCAGACGCTTTTCTGAGGGACGACTGTGAGAAGGCATCAAAAGACAACACGCAGCTCCAGGAGACAGTCGCAGAGCTTCAACAACAGAAGCAGAACCTGAGCGCCCTGCTGGGGCAAGAGAGGCGGGACGcagcagagcgagagagaagcaggagagaggagatggaccTGATGCTGGTGGACATGCGTTCGATGAATGAGGCCTATCACTCTCTAGACCGCTACTGTCCTGTGGTTAACCAGAAGACGAACG AGCGGATTTGCAAAAAATGTCACGATAGCTGGAAACTGTTCCAGACCAAGTGCTACTACTTCTCCTCTCGCACACTCGCCTGGAGGTCCAGCAGAGCCTGGTGCCAGACACAAGGGGGCGACCTGCTCATCATTAACAGTCAACAGGAACAG ACTTTCATTTTTGGCACCAGCCAGGCGATGGAGCAGGCCAGCACCAGGGTGTGGATAGGCATGACAGATGCAGAGATGGAAGGTGAATGGCACTGGGTGGATGGCAGCCCGGTCACTTCAGATCAACA GTATTGGCTCAGCGGTGCAGGAAGGGCGACTGAGCCTGATGACTGGAAGTTGGATAATCCCCTAGGAGAAGACTGCGGACACATAGATTCCAGTGAAAGCGAACTCACTTCCTGGATGGACGGCTCCTGTGACGTCCCGTATAGATGGATCTGTGAGAAGAATGTTTAA
- the LOC139923903 gene encoding uncharacterized protein LOC139923903: MVLYLLFPALLLGVVESQTGNLTDEELSKPGGKLGRLGNQTFRISKNDTAMKPGNVTSTSYEDELSELEEELGLPSNQTFNVITEDDESFQDQEHNHPHMHCLEEELVVHSHSLCGARFHEDMLTISVENWCDLDYVIRPYNDMTMCMESLSGIVGCYYPNPNVQDFFLHIHSQYFQNCPEEELLLSDAPHEVVVILTLIPVSLIPVLVFLVVWKSKVRE; encoded by the exons ATGGTGTTGTACCTGCTCTTTCCAGCCCTACTCTTAG GTGTTGTGGAGTCGCAAACAGGCAACCTGACAGATGAAGAGTTGAGCAAACCTGGAGGGAAACTGGGGCGTCTGGGCAACCAAACATTCAGGATATCCAAGAATGACa CTGCCATGAAACCAGGCAATGTGACATCCACTTCGTACGAAGATGAGTTGAGTGAACTTGAGGAGGAACTGGGGCTCCCGAGCAACCAGACATTTAATGTAATCACAGAGGATGATG AGAGTTTTCAGGACCAGGAGCATAACCATCCACACATGCACTGCCTAGAGGAGGAGCTGGTGGTGCACAGTCACAGCTTGTGTGGTGCGCGGTTTCACGAGGATATGCTGACGATCAGCGTGGAAAACTGGTGTGACCTGGACTACGTCATCCG ACCATACAACGACATGACAATGTGCATGGAGTCGCTATCTGGTATCGTAGGGTGCTATTACCCAAACCCCAACGTTCAAGACTTCTTCCTGCACATCCACTCCCAGTACTTCCAAAACTGTCCTGAGgaagagctgctgctgtcggacGCTCCGCACGAGGTGGTGGTCATCCTCACCCTCATCCCCGTGAGCCTCATCCCCGTCTTGGTTTTCCTGGTGGTTTGGAAAAGTAAGGTCCGAGAGTGA